aaaatgaggccttcaataattttttcctggaaatccaggtatgtgtctctgcctctgttttttttgtagagcacgaatgagttgtggatggccacgtgtaacaaataaatggccacttttttgtaccaggttttagttttgcgttttactaaatagcgctgtaaaacctggtcgcttaaatccacccccccccatgtacttgttatattcggacacgctcactggtttgtgcttgtccgatgttgcccccctttccctcactgccactgttcctgcggtatgaatcgtgcttagcacatacacgtctttgcgatccctgaacttgaccgccggcaattcctcagatgcataagcacaggagtccccctttaccatgcgcttccccactaattgctgtggaaaaccaattctgtttttgcgcatggtaccacatgccccagtccttgcagcatgcaaatgcctaaacagaggcacactcgaataaaaattatcacagtacaggtggtaccccttgtgaagcagaggctgcattatctcccacacgatcttactgctggtggaaagatcaggggggcatccaggaacatttattgtgcggtcccgcccttcataaattctgaaggcggtggtatatcctgacccgctttcacacaatttgtaaagcttaacgccatatcttgcccttttggaaggtagatattggcgaaagctaagtctgccatgagagttgaggagggattcgtccacacttacattctgctcaggggtgtagagttgcagaaataaattattcagggaatttattagcggtcttattttgaacaaccaatcccggtttgcatcggtacttgggggggcctgtgcgttgtcattgaagtggaggaacctcattattgtctcataatgagacctgggcattactgcagaatatactggggtggcttgggcgggtcttgttgaccagtaagacctaatggagggctttttgacaatacccatatttagggtgagccccaaatttttttttagttcctgcaaattggtgggcgtcccatttctggcatgggtggatgaaggtttctgccttatatattgagtggcatataaatttgtttcgtggacaatctgatttaggatgtcgtccgttataaataaatggaagtaatccatttggacaaaatttgtattgtccacggttatgccaggagtggcagtaaatccgtggattctaggcccaaaagatggggcaggtgcccatacaagagcctggactggagggaccaggctgtcccgtgctacagcgctacttggccctgcgctttcatgttctgcagtttcaactgcgtcagggataacgtcccctgaagattaacctgaagtgacgctatcatcgtcactgcccaaaacaggttccatctctgacgccatctctgatgcggtctccgactcagaccacagcatggcgtatgcctcctcggcgctaaacaacttcctcgccataacgtcactaacactaactaaacaaatgttttttttttaaaacacacaaactaactgctatatatatctacactaccgctaacaaaaaaataaaccgctattgctatatatattatatatatgtggatatatatatataattatatactccctacctgcctattctaatagaataaaagaaagaaaggtagatagaaaaaaagatatatggatagatagattgtatagatagatagaaatctatctatacagagaatgttttagagtgtaactgtattttttgtgtaactgtaactgtaatcttctggcagcaattctcccgagtctcttcttctcctcacactgaaacaatgtttgaggagaagaaaagaggcaggagatttactgccagaaaagtcaaaataaaacaaatgtggtcgctgtgataggttttcacagcgaccacatgttcagggaccatcagattggtccctgatactctgtccagtgcccagagctgttggtaacagcgtgggcacagggctgtgtgcacgcaatcgcgtgcacactgttttctatgcagaaatgcatgtgatcgctgtgattggttgttacagcgatcacatgttcaggggccaaaagattggcccctgacattctgcccagtgcccatggctgttagcaacagccagggcatagagctgtgtgcacgcgatcgcgcgtgcacagtctctgaagtaccgccgtaaatagtctatacggcggacttcagagaccctgaccgctggccgtataaatacagccagcggtcgggaacctgttaagcatGAGGATAAACTGTTCATAGGGTCTCATGACAAAATCTGCCTATGCTCGGTTCTTATTTAGCTGTTTCaagtcacatccacatgaatgtcccCATATGAACTGGTTTAAATGATGGCAGTTGTGTGTGAATGTGTAGGGCATGTCGACTTGATTTCATACGCTGTACTTCTGATAACACTGAactgaaaaaacacaaaaaaacatgatGTGTCTTCACACTTCTGAAAGGTTcttctttaattttattttcatattgTTTCACATGATCAGTAATTTTTCTAAACTATGGATTTAATGAATCTCAGGATGGAAGCGTTCACTGATTGCTATTCGTTTACTTCCTAGTTGTCTCCAGTTTCTGCTGAAAATCAAGGTGATGTGTTTGAAGATGGTGAAAACCCTCCAAGCAGCCGATCTTCAGAAAGTGGTTTTACTGAATTTGTACAGTACCAGGAAGACAAAACAGATGACCTTGACAAGGTGCTGAGTGATGGGCAAAGTGCAGCTGGTCTGCCCTTGGGTAGCACTTCATCAGAAACTGAAACCGCATCTACTGTAGGTTCTGAAGAGACGGTTGTACAACACCCTTGTATGAGTCCAGAAGGAACATCTACACGGGGTGTAAAGGCgatacaaaaaacagcaatgcagtGTTGCCTGGAGTATTTCCAACAGTTCCTCACAAGATTTATCACTCTGTACATTCTCCCAAAGACTGCTGCACCTAACATGCTTCCAGTAGAACAACCCACAGGAGGTCAAATAGATAGCACAAAATGGGAGACAACAGAAAATGCTAAAGAAAACAAAATCAACAAACCAAATTCTCCAAAAGAATACCGTCCAGCCTTCATTGCTGCATGCCAGCTATTCCTTGAATGTTCCAGTTTTCCTGTGTATATTGCAGAAGGCAGTCACACTGCAGacattcattcagataaaggagaAGGGGGTAAGTTTAAGTGCTGATATTTGTAAGCAAATTTCTCCTTCATATGTTGTGAATCGTGGTGTGACCAGAATTCACAGGGCCATATGGCGTAGATTGGAACAGGTCCTTCCTCCGCAACTGCCTGTAAGTGTATTGAGTGCCAGTTATGCCAGGGGTGTtcgcatcttagacatttatggcaaatccacaggTATTCCCATTTTAGACGTTTCTGGCGTATCCtggggctattccataaattctgatagatgtgggtcccacctctggcacctGTGGGCCctaagatggaaatacccctttaacgtCTGTTTAATATGAAGCATAAGGAACATGTTGCAAAAAGAGTATGTTTTACTAGATCTTGTAGAGTTTTAGTGTAATGATCAATGCAGTATTCTTATACTTTAATGGTGTACTTTATTTCCGTTTTTATTAGATTGTGAGAAGGTACAACCAACAACGTGGCTTCAGACTCTCATAAATGCCTGCAGTGCAGCGGTTGACTTCAGTATACAGAGTGTTGCCATATCGCTTGTTATGGACCTGGTTGGCATGACACAGTCTGTGGCAGTTGTAGTAGGAGAAAATGCGAATAGCCTGGAAGCTTCTCAACCCTTGAGCCCAAACCAAGGCAGAGTGTCTGTTGTTATACGACCTCCCCTTACTGAGGGCAATTTGAGGTACATGGCTGAGAAAACCGATTTCTTCAAGGTATGTAGAATGATTTAAGTGTTTGTTTCTTAGTGTGTGGTGGTTAATTTTCGCTAATTTTAAATATTCTTGTTAAAAATTGCCTAATCTCAGATAAGCTCATGCACTGTTTAACTGCACCTATTACAAGCCTGTGGGgctgttcttttttttctaccGTTTGCAGAATGTGGCTGTAATACTATGGCAACAGTTGGGTGACCTGACACCACAACACCATCAAAGAAGTGTAGAACTCTTCTATCAACTGCACAACCTGGTCCCATGTTCTAGTATATGTGAAGATGCCATTAGCCAGCAGCTTACACACAAGGATAAGGTATGTATTCAATATACACTTTTAAAGATAAAGTCTTTAGTAATAAGAAGTCTGTGTtcataaaaaacaaactaaaagttGACTGAAAAAAATATTCTTCCAATTTTGTAAAAAGGAATTATggtcttaaagggcttgtccacgacCAGAcgtctgatgacctatccacggaataggtcatcagtaaatgacctgtgggggtccgacacccggaccccgcaccgatcagccgctccggtTACCTCCGGGCAtcagacgtccatgccggaagcagttggctccagtcatggaatagcggccaagctgcggtactgcagctctgctcctattcaagtgaataggagcagagctgcagttcggcatcaCGGCCGCTGTGCAATGTAcgcagccaactgcttctggctccgtacatcgcatactgtgcaataacatcTGCTGCCCCAggcaaccggagcagctgatcagggcagggtctgggtgtcagacccggaccggtgatatactgatgacttatccggtggataggtcatcggttgtcTAGTAGTCGTCAACCCCTTAAAtcctattcttttattttttttaaactgcagcatgcCTTATCAGTTGTAGTTTTGTTGCAGGTTTACTTCAATAGGGATAACAGTGCTTTTGGAAAAAAACAATTAtcacaaccttctcccattgaagtgaataggaaaaggctataatactgtgaactgccgctacaagtgtgtcagcgattcacagtgcgagtaaaggaaattaaggggTAACTGCACTCGTACAAGCACTGCGGCccgttcaaaacagctgatctgcgggggtgctgagagtcagaccccgcccgatcagatattaatggcctatcatgAGGATAGACCgtacattttttgggactggaaagcccctttaaagtaTTTATTCCTGTGTGGTTATTTATATCTGTGTAGTTTTATAGGAATTATTAATATACCATACTTgtcacatcaaaacattccaaactATTTGGACTTGTAGAATCCTGTAAATCTTGCATTCTttcatgtcatagcagtatataatatAGACTACTAATAAGCGTTTCCtttatttttcaaagaaaattagaATGGAGGCCCATGGTCGATTTGCAGTCCTGTGGCACCTCACCAGGGACCTTCACATCAACAAATCATCATCCTATGGCCGTACTTTTGACAGGTTTGTGATCATTAAGATTGTTTCTGAATATTGCAAATATGGGtgcctttattttatttatttttttaattatgtttttttttttttttaactattttaaattttttacaccaCAAACAAACACAACAATCCCTCTCCCCTGCCCCTCGCACATTTCCACCCCTCATCTCAAAGTAAACCGTATAGATATTAGGCAATCTGAATATCATTTTATATCTTTTTCTATACAGGATTTTGGTCTTATACTGGTTGCTTTTTGAAGTGGATGTTCTATTCTTGCTGAAGTCCATACATACAACTTAGGCCTTGAATACATCTATGCCATTATCAGTGTGCAGTTTATATATGACTTTGAAAAAAGgcaaaagtaatattaaataacaAAATGTATCCCACAGTCTCTAAAATTGGTTCTACAGTTGAATAGGTTTGACTAGAGAACTTCTTTAAATCGTAAATGTCAAATCATTAAAGTTAAATGTATCCTTTGTAGCTTACTGAAAAGGGTTAATGTGCTACATGCGATTCTTCTGGAATATTAACATGGATAGAACATTGGAGAACTGTCAGTAGATCTGTATCATTTTGTCATTACGGACCAGTCCTCTTTACCATCAATGCGTGTGGTGCATTATCTATTACTCATTGCCCCTTACAGGTCATTGTTCATTATGCTGGACAGTCTGAATTGCGTAGATGGCTGCACGTCTTCTGTGGGTCAGGCCTGGCTACATCAAGTACTCCAGAGACATGATATTGCTAGAGTACTGGAACCACTGCTACTTCTGCTCCTTCATCCTAAAACTCAGCGTGTATCTGTGCAGCGAGTCCAGGCTGAAAGACACTGGAGCAAATCCATTCGACACTTGGAAGAAAACCGAAAAGCCTTCAGCAAGGCATCGAGCAATGATGGTATGTATAACATGCTATGGATTATATGGATTCCAGCTACTGTCTTTTTATTAGCTTCTGATAATCCCCTGTTGATGTAATAATATCCGTTTGATGTGTTAAtccccaataataataatatcgctTAAGAGAAGGCACACCTTGCAGCATACAAGAAACTTTAGAATGTGTGTTGTCACACTACGGCATAGCATTAATAAAGTGAGTgtgcatgttttcatttttattatattcATAATTAACCAAAATTAATTTTCTTGTACATACTTGCAGTATTTCCCAGCACACGGCTATTTTCTGGGACAACATCTAAACAGATTCTCATGGACGAGATGGAGAACTTTAGCCTTACAGTGAACCCATTGAGCGACAGGCTTTCCCTCCTGAGTACAAGCAGCGAGACCATCCCAATGGGAATATTGGACTTTGAGATTCCAGACCAGCAGATCGAGATTCTACAGAGCTCGGATTCTGGTTGTTCTCAGTCTTCAGGTGGAGATGACGTGGATGCCGAGAGTTTAACTGCTCAAGAGAACGGTCAAAACTCGAGAGAGGACTCTGTTGAGGCCATAGTTCAACAAGTCATCACTGACTTAATTTGCAATGTTTTGAGAAATGTTGGTGAAGACCCCGAATCAAATTCCTCCGATTCTGATCAGGTTGATACGTCTGACAGAATAAATATATGCAGCGCTGTAGTAAATGAAGCTCCTCGTAATGAGGAGGAATTACCTCAAGGGAACAATCGCTCAGTCAGAGATCCATCTAACTTTCTGTCTGTGTCTGCAGAGGACGGCATTGAAGGCTTGGCAAATGCTATAACCAGAAACCTATCATCTCCATCAATTATGGCTCAACAGATACCTACAGAATTTAATTCCAATATGATGGGGGGACAACACCGAAAAAGGAGTCACAGTAGCATCCAGTTTAATTTTAAAGGTAAAGGGGCAGAAAAGAGCCCACATGGTAAAGTAGGAGGCAGTAAAGCAACAGGAACAAAACCTAAAGTAAAAATACCCAGAAGAAAAGATGAAGACAAGAAGAAAGCACAAAATGAAAAGATGAAacaaacaaatgtttttttcacTGATGGATTAGATTTGGAAAACTGGTATAGTTGCGGAGAAGGTGAAATCTCAGAAATTGAAAGTGATGTGGGATCTCCCGGCATACGTAAATCCCCCAATTTCAACATTCACCCTCTTTACCAGCATGTGCTCTTGTACCTCCAGTTATATGACGCCTCAAGGACTTTATATGCTTTATCTGCTATAAAAGCCATATTAAAAACCTGCCCAACTGTGTTTGTTAGTGCTATATCCACCACCAGTGTGAACAATGCCTATACACCTCAGTTATCTTTGCTCCAGAATCTTTTAGCGAGGCATCGAATTTCCGTGATGGGGAAAGACTTTTATAGTAATATTCCACTGGACTCTAATCACAATTTCCGGAGCTCCATGTATATAGAAATTCTTATTTCATTATGTTTGTACTTTATGAGAAGCCATTACCCTACACATGTGAAAGTTTCTCAGCAAGAGCTCATAGGCAACCGCAACATGCAGATGATGAGCATCGAAATCTTGACCCTGCTGTTTACAGAGTTAGCAAAGGTCATCGAGAGCTCCGCTAAGGGCTTTGCCAGCTTTATCTCGGATATATTGTCCAAATGCAAGGTTCAGAAAGTGATCCTCCACTGCCTACTATCTTCTATTTTCAGTGCTCAGAAGTGGCACAGTGAGCGCATGGCAGAGAAGAACATAATGGCCATTGAAGAAGGCTTTTCAGAAGACAGTCTCATTAACTTTTCTGAAGATGAATTAGACAATGGCAGTACACTACAGTCCCAATTATTGAAAGTCCTTCAAGGTCTTATTGTCTTAGAACATCGCGTTTTAACTGTTCCAGAAGACAACGAGGCAGGCTTTGATTTTGTCATCACTGATCTGGAGCACATAAACCCTCAACAGCCAATGACCTCCTTACAATATATGCActcgcagccaatcacatgccagGGAATGTTCCTCTGTGCAGTAATCCGGGCTTTACACCAGCACTATACATGTAAAATGCACCCTCAATGGATCGGACTCATCACGTCCACTTTGCCTTACATGGGGAAGGTGTTACAGAGAGTAGTGGCTTCAGTGACATTACAGCTTTGCAGAAATCTTGATAACTTAATTCAGCAATACAAGTATGAAGCGGGATTCTCCGACAATAGGTAGGTGTTCAGGATCTGCCCTTTTAACGTTTGAGTTGTTGCTGAAAGCTGTAAAAGTGTCTCTGTTTTGTATTTCAGGCCGCTATGGATGGCATCGTTCAGCCCACCTGATATGATACTGACCCTGTTAGAAGGCATCACAACAATTATTCACTACTGTCTGCTAGACCCCTCTGCTCAGTACCACCAGGTAAAATAAAGGTTTCCATGATTTATATGTAccctcttttaaaggggttttctcacgaAAGACGTTAATGGCATATCAAcagaatgtcataaatgtctgataggtgaggATTTCCTACCTAAGGGAATCCCACCTACAAGGAAGACTGCACCCCCCTAATCCCTCTGGTGAGAACCAGGGTCCCTCTTTTTCTCAATAGGTGGGacgccacctctgggacccagaggtgggacttcaaactgtcagacatttatggcatatactgcggACATTCTATATATGTATTTTGTGGGTAAATCTATTTGACAATAATCACTTTAAACAGAAATGTCTCAAATGGAagcatttgaggggtttagtagattttgttttagaaatgtgaagatttttttttttttataatgtcttTGTGAAGACAATTAGAAATGTTCTGCACAAGCACTGGTGTAACACTGCTGGAAAAGTGACATCTATTAGATGACCTTTCTAAAGCACTTCAGCGGGCAGCAATTTAAAGCACGTGCCATTTATCAATTAAAGTGCCCCTATGCCGGATTTGGTGTTGAAAGGAGCCGAAACCACATGGAGACCTTTGGCCTAGAGGCTCCTTAATTTGCATATGGTGCGCTGTTTAACTGGTGCAATGGTACACACTATGTGATTTAGAAgtatggtgacagactcccttaatAGCCTTTGTGCACTTTTGCAAATATTttctattgctccaatgcatctaaaatacaaagcaattttgcaaatagtcttgatcaaaaatatacagctcctatgcatatTCATGTTCTTACAGTTGAGCAAGAAGGGGGCtgatgaaaaaagtaaaacatgactgCATGATCAACGCACATGTTTGTTTGtaatctgtaaccatggagacacatagttctGCATTGGAGCTGTAGATGCAAAACGGTATGAAATTTTTTATTCAAGACTGTGTGCAAAGGCGCTTTGAGTTTTCGTTATTTTAGATTCATTGAAGTAATAAAAAATGGTTCCAAAGTAGGCATAGCCTTTAAAAGCGGAGATTAAATGTACAGTACATTGAAATACAGTTATTGTGCTATTCTACGGGTATTTCTTTTCATATGTGGGGTTTTCCTGGATATAAGGATTTCTTGTCATATATTTAATCTTATTACctatgaattttttttcccctgttCTAGTAACAAACGTTGACTTTATATCTCCCATTTTTCAGCTGATGGTCAATGTTGATCAGAAACATTTGCTTGAAGCACGCAGTGGAATCCTTTCTATACTTCATTTAATAATGTCATCAGTCACCCTGCTATGGAGTATTCTTCATCAAGCGGACTCTTCTGAGAAAAACTTTGCAGCAGCTGCCGCCTCCGTCACTACAATCAACCTCGGCTCAACAAAGGTAATCGAGGCGGAGGAATTAGTCTGAAGAGAGCAAGTCATCTTTATGTTATTCCTGGCATTTTTAGATTTCTATTACATTTTCTGTTCTCAAGTAATTTCATTAATTGGATTAAatgaagtttgatgaaagtgcgtCTGATTGGGTCAATAAGTTTAATGTCTGCGGTCTGTGTCTTCTGTGAATAGCACAATGTCCTATTCAATTATCAGAGAATGTGGGAGAGCGCTTCTTTTAATAGGACATATTTCCATGAATATGTGGTAGgctaaaatagtaaaaataactGCGTATTCTCTCTGCCCTACAGACAAACATGCTTAGGAAATATTGCTGGTTTTCTtcagttttagatttttttaggaGACATCGGAAATCTTAAGTTTGCAATTACATTGTTTCATTTACTATAGTGTTCTGTACACAACAGAAGTTTTATCAGGTCTTATGAATCTGGTAGCAAAGCTGTAAATGAATCAACACTTTGTAAATAACTTggtctctgttcacatttgcgttgtggTTTCTGTTTCAAACGGTTAACACCTGCGCCCGATGGACCTCCATTGACTTATAGTCGGGTCCCTCTGGCTCTGTTATGGTGTACGTCTTCTCACAGCATTTGCGACAGAGCCTCATAcacaaatgtgaacacagccttagctgAGAGCCTGTGATGCTATCTGCTGCAATGGATTTCGGGAGTTTTAGGTTACAGTGCCAGGTATGAAGACTAAACCCCCTGAAATATGTGACCGCAGAGCATGCTCTGCGTAGACAGTGAGCCAGCATGGAACTAGGAGGCCAGCAGAATTATGAAAGCAGCTCTGGATGAACATAGCTAATTAATTAAGTAATTCAAGATCCGTACAAGATACTTAAAACAAGTATTTGGAAAGTTACTCCACTCCTGATGTAAATTATATCTAGATGTAAGTTTATAAAAATGGTATTCCAAGGGTAACatggatttattttttctattgcatATATAGCACCAACGTATTATTCAGTGCTGTATACAGATCGTGTCTTATAAGTCCCAATGCGGATCAAAgtccatattttaaaaaaaaagcaagaaactTCATTTTAACACTTTAGaattttaataaagattttttggacCAACAGAACTTAAGACAACAGATCCTAGAGTTACTAGGCCCTATTTCCATGAATCATGGGGTTCATTTTATGGCTGCCATTGCCTTTGTATGGAATGAAAGAAAGCAAAACAAAGACTCTACACGTACAaaggtaaaatatattttttttttccagaatttgAATGAAATCTGATTACATGGTTAAAATACCATGATCTGCTACTAGAGATCAAAGTGTCTAGCATTGTAAAATATTTGTCTATGATGCTGATTTCAGCACCAGATTATTTTGaagattttataaaaataatCAATACAAAGGAAAAGATGAGATGCCGCTTTTATTATAAACCCTACATTCtagctgtaatctgattggttgcagtTGGGCTTTTTTATTTGCATTACTTTTCTTCTCGATGTATGG
This genomic stretch from Rhinoderma darwinii isolate aRhiDar2 chromosome 4, aRhiDar2.hap1, whole genome shotgun sequence harbors:
- the DOP1A gene encoding protein DOP1A isoform X2; this translates as MEDQLYIIGSDIELMVEAVSTSVQDSSVLVQRSTLDLILFCFPYHMSQATRPDMVHILSAALRVVLRRDMSLNRRLYAWLLGPRSTRQSNPEEHASYYFNTFSKDLLVQAMVGILQGKELSRENSLMQDLKPFRILISLLDKPELGPAILEDVLIEVFRTLYTQCKAELDLQTQTPFSKDPAQLSSKLRENKRTAELIKTANLLFNSFEPYYMWDYIARWFEECCRRTLHARLQRSCSDSGNLSELPLINFCLLVDFLLDIVSLPTRSMRVICQETYIEIQTEHLPQLLLRMISALTCHLQALDLNELTDSLRLCSKILSKVQPPLLSEGTFQPPSGQNASSKDKEDKKLSPVSAENQGDVFEDGENPPSSRSSESGFTEFVQYQEDKTDDLDKVLSDGQSAAGLPLGSTSSETETASTVGSEETVVQHPCMSPEGTSTRGVKAIQKTAMQCCLEYFQQFLTRFITLYILPKTAAPNMLPVEQPTGGQIDSTKWETTENAKENKINKPNSPKEYRPAFIAACQLFLECSSFPVYIAEGSHTADIHSDKGEGDCEKVQPTTWLQTLINACSAAVDFSIQSVAISLVMDLVGMTQSVAVVVGENANSLEASQPLSPNQGRVSVVIRPPLTEGNLRYMAEKTDFFKNVAVILWQQLGDLTPQHHQRSVELFYQLHNLVPCSSICEDAISQQLTHKDKKIRMEAHGRFAVLWHLTRDLHINKSSSYGRTFDRSLFIMLDSLNCVDGCTSSVGQAWLHQVLQRHDIARVLEPLLLLLLHPKTQRVSVQRVQAERHWSKSIRHLEENRKAFSKASSNDVFPSTRLFSGTTSKQILMDEMENFSLTVNPLSDRLSLLSTSSETIPMGILDFEIPDQQIEILQSSDSGCSQSSGGDDVDAESLTAQENGQNSREDSVEAIVQQVITDLICNVLRNVGEDPESNSSDSDQVDTSDRINICSAVVNEAPRNEEELPQGNNRSVRDPSNFLSVSAEDGIEGLANAITRNLSSPSIMAQQIPTEFNSNMMGGQHRKRSHSSIQFNFKGKGAEKSPHGKVGGSKATGTKPKVKIPRRKDEDKKKAQNEKMKQTNVFFTDGLDLENWYSCGEGEISEIESDVGSPGIRKSPNFNIHPLYQHVLLYLQLYDASRTLYALSAIKAILKTCPTVFVSAISTTSVNNAYTPQLSLLQNLLARHRISVMGKDFYSNIPLDSNHNFRSSMYIEILISLCLYFMRSHYPTHVKVSQQELIGNRNMQMMSIEILTLLFTELAKVIESSAKGFASFISDILSKCKVQKVILHCLLSSIFSAQKWHSERMAEKNIMAIEEGFSEDSLINFSEDELDNGSTLQSQLLKVLQGLIVLEHRVLTVPEDNEAGFDFVITDLEHINPQQPMTSLQYMHSQPITCQGMFLCAVIRALHQHYTCKMHPQWIGLITSTLPYMGKVLQRVVASVTLQLCRNLDNLIQQYKYEAGFSDNRPLWMASFSPPDMILTLLEGITTIIHYCLLDPSAQYHQLMVNVDQKHLLEARSGILSILHLIMSSVTLLWSILHQADSSEKNFAAAAASVTTINLGSTKNLRQQILELLGPISMNHGVHFMAAIAFVWNERKQNKDSTRTKVIPSASEEQLLLVELVRSISVMRTETVIQTVKEVLKQPPAIAKDKKHLSLEVCMLQFFYAYVQRIPVSNLVDSWASFLALLKESIQLNLPAPGQFLILGILNEFIMKNPTLENKKDQRDLQDVTHKIVDAIGVIAGSSLEQTTWLRRNLEVKPSPKITVDGPTLESDVEGIMLSPAIEISHITPSVYSVHALTLLAEVLAHLLDMVFYSDEKEKVIPLLVNIMHYVVPYLRNHSAHNAPGYRACVQLLSSLSGYQYTRRTWKKEAFDLFMDHNFFQMDGSCVSHWRAIMDHLMTHDKTTFRDLMTRVAVAQSSSLGLFTNRDAELEQRAMLLKRLAFAIFSSEIDQYQKFLPDIQERLVESLRLPQVPTLHSQVFLFFRVLLLRMSPQHLTSLWPTMITELVQVFLLMEQELTADEDITRTSGPSVAGLETTYTGGNGFSTSYNSQRWLNLYLSACKFLDLALALPSDNLPQFQMYRWAFIPEASDDSGLEVRRQGTHQREFKPYVVRLAKLLRKRAKKNPEDDCSGRILDWDPGHLLLTISTIRSMEQLLPFFNVLSHVFNSKVTSRCVGDSGSPVLYQNSFPNKDIKLENQKTFSSKARQKIEEMLERDFLEGVLKS